One Delphinus delphis chromosome 16, mDelDel1.2, whole genome shotgun sequence genomic window carries:
- the CHST3 gene encoding carbohydrate sulfotransferase 3, producing the protein MALPFPMEKGLTLPQDCRHFLHSLRMRSKYALFLAFVVVVFVFIEKENKIISRVSDKLKQIPQSPADANSTDPALVLAENASLLSLSELDSAFTQLQSRLRNLSLQLGVAPAEEAEEETTEWEQESRPPAEAPPRRHLLLMATTRTGSSFVGEFFNQQGNIFYLFEPLWHIERTVSFEQGGANAAGSALVYRDVLKQLFLCDLYLLEHFIIPAPEDHLTQFVFRRGSSRSLCEDPVCTPLVKKVFEKYPCKNRRCGLLNMTLASEACRRKEHMAIKAVRIRQLEFLQPLAEDPRLDLRVIQLVRDPRAVLASRMVAFADKYETWKNWLAKGQDQLREEEVLRLKGNCESIRLSAELGLRQPAWLRGRYMLVRYEDVALRPLQKAQEMYRFAGIPLTPQVEDWIQKNTQAAHDGIYSTQKNSSEQFEKWRFSMPFKLAQVVQAACGPAMRLFGYKPVQDAASLSNRSVSLLEERGTFWVT; encoded by the exons ATGGCCCTACCCTTCCCCATGGAGAAAGGACTCACTCTGCCCCAGGACTGCCGACACTTTCTGCACAGCCTGAGAATGAGGAGCAAATATGCCCTTTTCCTGGCttttgtggtggtggtttttgtcttcattgaaaaggaaaataaaatcatatcaag GGTCTCGGACAAACTGAAGCAGATCCCCCAATCCCCGGCAGATGCCAATAGCACCGACCCAGCCCTAGTCTTGGCCGAGAACGCATCCCTCCTGTCCCTGAGTGAGCTGGATTCGGCCTTCACGCAGCTGCAGAGCCGCCTGCGAAACCTCAGTCTGCAGCTAGGCGTGGCGCCGGCAGAGGAGGCTGAGGAGGAGACCACAGAGTGGGAGCAGGAGTCCCGCCCACCCGCCGAGGCCCCGCCCCGGCGCCACTTGCTCCTCATGGCCACCACGCGCACGGGCTCCTCGTTTGTGGGCGAGTTCTTCAATCAGCAGGGCAACATCTTCTACCTCTTCGAGCCGCTGTGGCACATCGAGCGCACGGTGTCTTTCGAGCAGGGCGGCGCCAACGCCGCAGGCTCGGCCCTGGTATACCGCGACGTGCTCAAGCAGCTCTTCCTGTGCGACCTGTACCTCCTGGAGCATTTCATCATCCCGGCACCCGAGGACCACCTGACCCAGTTCGTGTTCCGCCGGGGCTCCAGCCGCTCCCTCTGCGAGGACCCCGTCTGCACGCCCCTCGTCAAGAAGGTATTCGAGAAGTACCCCTGCAAGAACCGCCGCTGCGGCCTCCTCAACATGACGCTGGCCTCCGAGGCCTGCCGCCGCAAGGAGCACATGGCAATCAAGGCCGTCCGCATACGGCAGCTGGAGTTCCTGCAGCCGCTGGCCGAGGACCCCCGTCTGGACCTCCGCGTCATCCAGCTGGTGCGCGACCCCCGCGCTGTGCTAGCCTCCCGCATGGTGGCCTTCGCCGACAAGTACGAGACCTGGAAGAACTGGCTGGCCAAGGGACAGGACCagctgagggaggaggaggtgcTGCGGCTGAAGGGCAACTGTGAGAGCATCCGCCTGTCCGCTGAGCTGGGCCTGAGGCAGCCGGCCTGGCTGCGGGGCCGCTACATGCTGGTGCGCTACGAGGACGTGGCCCTCAGGCCGCTGCAGAAGGCCCAGGAAATGTACCGCTTTGCAGGCATTCCCCTGACCCCGCAGGTGGAGGACTGGATCCAGAAGAACACCCAGGCGGCGCACGACGGCATCTACTCCACGCAGAAGAACTCCTCGGAGCAGTTTGAGAAGTGGCGCTTCAGCATGCCCTTCAAGCTAGCGCAGGTGGTACAGGCTGCCTGCGGCCCCGCCATGCGCCTCTTTGGCTACAAGCCTGTGCAGGACGCCGCCTCGCTCTCCAACCGCTCCGTCAGCCTGCTGGAGGAGCGCGGCACCTTCTGGGTCACGTAG